In Pseudorasbora parva isolate DD20220531a chromosome 9, ASM2467924v1, whole genome shotgun sequence, the following proteins share a genomic window:
- the phc3 gene encoding polyhomeotic-like protein 3 isoform X4, translating to MGDTDKQSQDEMEVGGCVTVASSSAAPVSSTPRSNTPTGTQPNSIPLGNVSSDRQAVQVIQQTLHRPQSMTAQYLQQMYAAQQQHILLQTAALQQQHQQNLTATQILTTTEQAAETNGRRPNSSPISSNGNVTQLASVSQTSITMPTSLVTQPIGRIQVASSNSTGGALSQQAMLLGNSSPTGSQAQMYLRTQMLILTPATVAAVQPELTVVSSMCSHSASSQVQSLALRTHLSGALATPQNIQIKPSFQGQTLLSPPPKMSICPLKSTQLSHNLVETSRNDSLLTDVTQPPSAQPHIPPSTFTPVQSHTLVRHQLHCPSGQRATPHQLIIQQSSATHRQVQPSVTPQDSSPSPLALQTRTTSTTATVQSQHTEFLSVPSSANQPANQSEVVSMSTVPPAALPDPPPLHLGPVLEPISQHSPLACPPPLTMGLPRLVQPQRHTLRSVQTVAVQPDHMLVSEEEHPVDEVVVQLPFQHLPPPQTVAVDLKMQPATQTEVPLTPPMLNESGSMNLLKDVEHVCPQYIRAPTPSPLSSPDESRRSSDDVTAQPENCTADPDQPCIPSSRSVIRSPEAPTYVNSPPPPVLSSVVRCASLEMNLQATLPEDREDGESTRDDCLMDADHPENSTDSDIDNPHAEDEQAVENLPDVLECEFCRKRGFARTFLRSKRFCSMTCVRRYNVSCKKRLNLLRSEKIVRWPHRTMGRRGRPPSGVNGGSREHYFRQQLPDSHRSNDNQRVSNSLWIEREEEPPGPMTTRLRLQAEREKEQDREKEQSRLESSSSSDCVLDSSPSRWNVEQVCSFVSSLPGCHNIAAEFRSQEIDGQALLLLTEDHLVNAMNVKLGPALKICAQINVLKEP from the exons ATGGGTGACACAGATAAACAGAGTCAGGACGAGATGGAGGTGGGCGGCTGTGTAACAGTAGCCTCCAGCAGTGCCGCACCAGTGAGCTCTACACCTAGATCCAACACTCCCACAGGCACCCAGCCCAACTCCATTCCTCTGGGAAACGTCTCTTCAGACAGACAAGCAGTCCAG GTAATCCAGCAGACGTTACACAGACCACAGAGCATGACAGCTCAGTACCTGCAACAGATGTATGCTGCCCAACAACAACATATCCTACTACAGACAGCTGCACTACAACAGCAGCATCAACAAAACCTCACGGCTACACAAATCCTGACCACTACAGAGCAA GCTGCAGAGACTAATGGCAGACGGCCCAACTCCTCCCCTATATCATCCAATGGGAATGTAACTCAGCTTGCTAGTGTGTCTCAAACATCA ATCACCATGCCAACCTCTCTTGTAACTCAGCCAATAGGTCGCATTCAGGTCGCTAGCTCCAATAGCACAGGGGGAGCCTTATCCCAGCAGGCCATGCTTCTAGGAAACAGTTCTCCCACAGGTAGCCAGGCCCAAATGTATCTGCGCACTCAGATG CTGATTCTTACTCCTGCCACTGTAGCTGCCGTTCAACCTGAGCTGACTGTTGTTAGTTCAATGTGCTCTCATTCAGCATCATCACAG GTTCAAAGCTTGGCTCTCCGCACGCATCTCTCTGGAGCTCTTGCTACTCCCCAAAACATCCAGATCAAGCCTTCTTTTCAAGGCCAGACACTGTTGTCACCCCCACCTAAGATGTCCATTTGCCCACTGAAGTCCACACAGCTGTCTCACAACCTGGTAGAAACTTCTAGAAATGATTCTCTGTTGACCGATGTCACTCAGCCACCATCAGCCCAACCACACATTCCTCCTT CAACGTTCACACCAGTCCAATCTCATACACTGGTCAGACACCAGCTACACTGCCCTTCTGGCCAGAGGGCGACGCCACATCAGCTCATCATCCAGCAGAGTTCCGCCACTCACAGACAGGTCCAGCCCAGTGTCACACCGCAGGACAGCTCTCCTTCACCTCTTGCCCTGCAGACCCGTACCACTTCCACTACAGCCACCGTCCAATCACAGCACACAGAGTTCCTCTCAGTGCCCTCCTCTGCAAATCAACCAGCCAATCAGTCGGAAGTTGTGTCTATGTCCACAGTTCCTCCTGCAGCGCTCCCTGACCCTCCACCCCTTCATCTGGGCCCAGTGCTAGAGCCGATCTCTCAGCATTCACCTCTGGCCTGCCCCCCTCCTCTCACCATGGGTCTGCCTAGGCTGGTCCAGCCGCAGAGACACACGCTACGCTCAGTTCAGACAGTAGCTGTCCAGCCTGACCACATGCTGGTGTCTGAAGAGGAGCACCCAGTCGATGAAGTGGTTGTTCAGTTGCCTTTTCAGCATTTACCGCCACCACAGACAGTGGCAGTGGATTTAAAGATGCAACCTGCTACACAGACAGAAGTTCCCTTG ACGCCGCCGATGTTGAACGAGAGTGGAAGCATGAATTTGTTGAAGGATGTAGAACACGTATGTCCTCAGTATATCAGAGCACCCACCCCGTCACCACTGTCCTCACCAGACGAGTCACGGAGAAGCTCTGATGATGTAACAGCTCAACCAGAAAACTGTACAG CTGATCCGGACCAACCGTGCATTCCATCGAGCAGATCTGTGATCCGGTCACCGGAGGCCCCGACATATGTCAACAGTCCCCCCCCTCCCGTCCTCTCCTCTGTG GTGAGATGTGCTTCCTTAGAGATGAACCTACAGGCCACACTGCCAGAAGATAGAGAGGATGGAGAATCAACCCGGGATGACTGCCTTATGGATGCCGACCATCCAGAAAACTCCACTGATTCTGACATTGATAACCCACATGCTGAGGATG AACAGGCAGTTGAAAACCTGCCTGACGTTCTCGAATGCGAGTTCTGTCGGAAGAGAGGCTTCGCACGTACGTTCCTCAGATCCAAGCGCTTCTGCTCCATGACATGTGTCAGAAG ATACAACGTAAGCTGTAAAAAACGCCTAAACCTGTTGAGGTCAGAAAAAATTGTCCGCTGGCCCCACAGAACAATGGGCAGGCGGGGGAGACCACCTAGTGGAGTAAATGGTGGGTCTAGGGAACACTACTTCAGGCAG CAGCTGCCAGATTCCCATCGTTCCAACGACAACCAGAGGGTGTCCAATTCATTGTGGATTGAGAGAGAAGAGGAGCCACCAGGCCCGATGACGACAAGGCTGCGTTTACAGgctgaaagagagaaagagcaaGACAGAGAAAAAGAACAGAGCAGACTGGAGAGCTCCAGCAGCTCTGACTGTGTTCTTGACTCGAGTCCATCACGGTGGAATGTGGAGCAAGTGTGTTCCTTCGTCAGCTCTTTACCAG GGTGCCATAATATTGCAGCAGAGTTCCGGTCACAGGAGATTGATGGACAGGCCCTGTTGTTGCTTACAGAGGACCACCTCGTGAACGCTATGAACGTAAAACTGGGCCCTGCACTCAAAATCTGTGCACAAATCAACGTTCTCAAAGAACCATAG
- the phc3 gene encoding polyhomeotic-like protein 3 isoform X3, with amino-acid sequence MGDTDKQSQDEMEVGGCVTVASSSAAPVSSTPRSNTPTGTQPNSIPLGNVSSDRQAVQVIQQTLHRPQSMTAQYLQQMYAAQQQHILLQTAALQQQHQQNLTATQILTTTEQAAETNGRRPNSSPISSNGNVTQLASVSQTSPIGRIQVASSNSTGGALSQQAMLLGNSSPTGSQAQMYLRTQMLILTPATVAAVQPELTVVSSMCSHSASSQVQSLALRTHLSGALATPQNIQIKPSFQGQTLLSPPPKMSICPLKSTQLSHNLVETSRNDSLLTDVTQPPSAQPHIPPSTFTPVQSHTLVRHQLHCPSGQRATPHQLIIQQSSATHRQVQPSVTPQDSSPSPLALQTRTTSTTATVQSQHTEFLSVPSSANQPANQSEVVSMSTVPPAALPDPPPLHLGPVLEPISQHSPLACPPPLTMGLPRLVQPQRHTLRSVQTVAVQPDHMLVSEEEHPVDEVVVQLPFQHLPPPQTVAVDLKMQPATQTEVPLTPPMLNESGSMNLLKDVEHVCPQYIRAPTPSPLSSPDESRRSSDDVTAQPENCTADPDQPCIPSSRSVIRSPEAPTYVNSPPPPVLSSVVRSTSRLPPASLPGNPEGQPSQAIVRPHILTHLIEGFIIREGLEPFPVRCASLEMNLQATLPEDREDGESTRDDCLMDADHPENSTDSDIDNPHAEDEQAVENLPDVLECEFCRKRGFARTFLRSKRFCSMTCVRRYNVSCKKRLNLLRSEKIVRWPHRTMGRRGRPPSGVNGGSREHYFRQQLPDSHRSNDNQRVSNSLWIEREEEPPGPMTTRLRLQAEREKEQDREKEQSRLESSSSSDCVLDSSPSRWNVEQVCSFVSSLPGCHNIAAEFRSQEIDGQALLLLTEDHLVNAMNVKLGPALKICAQINVLKEP; translated from the exons ATGGGTGACACAGATAAACAGAGTCAGGACGAGATGGAGGTGGGCGGCTGTGTAACAGTAGCCTCCAGCAGTGCCGCACCAGTGAGCTCTACACCTAGATCCAACACTCCCACAGGCACCCAGCCCAACTCCATTCCTCTGGGAAACGTCTCTTCAGACAGACAAGCAGTCCAG GTAATCCAGCAGACGTTACACAGACCACAGAGCATGACAGCTCAGTACCTGCAACAGATGTATGCTGCCCAACAACAACATATCCTACTACAGACAGCTGCACTACAACAGCAGCATCAACAAAACCTCACGGCTACACAAATCCTGACCACTACAGAGCAA GCTGCAGAGACTAATGGCAGACGGCCCAACTCCTCCCCTATATCATCCAATGGGAATGTAACTCAGCTTGCTAGTGTGTCTCAAACATCA CCAATAGGTCGCATTCAGGTCGCTAGCTCCAATAGCACAGGGGGAGCCTTATCCCAGCAGGCCATGCTTCTAGGAAACAGTTCTCCCACAGGTAGCCAGGCCCAAATGTATCTGCGCACTCAGATG CTGATTCTTACTCCTGCCACTGTAGCTGCCGTTCAACCTGAGCTGACTGTTGTTAGTTCAATGTGCTCTCATTCAGCATCATCACAG GTTCAAAGCTTGGCTCTCCGCACGCATCTCTCTGGAGCTCTTGCTACTCCCCAAAACATCCAGATCAAGCCTTCTTTTCAAGGCCAGACACTGTTGTCACCCCCACCTAAGATGTCCATTTGCCCACTGAAGTCCACACAGCTGTCTCACAACCTGGTAGAAACTTCTAGAAATGATTCTCTGTTGACCGATGTCACTCAGCCACCATCAGCCCAACCACACATTCCTCCTT CAACGTTCACACCAGTCCAATCTCATACACTGGTCAGACACCAGCTACACTGCCCTTCTGGCCAGAGGGCGACGCCACATCAGCTCATCATCCAGCAGAGTTCCGCCACTCACAGACAGGTCCAGCCCAGTGTCACACCGCAGGACAGCTCTCCTTCACCTCTTGCCCTGCAGACCCGTACCACTTCCACTACAGCCACCGTCCAATCACAGCACACAGAGTTCCTCTCAGTGCCCTCCTCTGCAAATCAACCAGCCAATCAGTCGGAAGTTGTGTCTATGTCCACAGTTCCTCCTGCAGCGCTCCCTGACCCTCCACCCCTTCATCTGGGCCCAGTGCTAGAGCCGATCTCTCAGCATTCACCTCTGGCCTGCCCCCCTCCTCTCACCATGGGTCTGCCTAGGCTGGTCCAGCCGCAGAGACACACGCTACGCTCAGTTCAGACAGTAGCTGTCCAGCCTGACCACATGCTGGTGTCTGAAGAGGAGCACCCAGTCGATGAAGTGGTTGTTCAGTTGCCTTTTCAGCATTTACCGCCACCACAGACAGTGGCAGTGGATTTAAAGATGCAACCTGCTACACAGACAGAAGTTCCCTTG ACGCCGCCGATGTTGAACGAGAGTGGAAGCATGAATTTGTTGAAGGATGTAGAACACGTATGTCCTCAGTATATCAGAGCACCCACCCCGTCACCACTGTCCTCACCAGACGAGTCACGGAGAAGCTCTGATGATGTAACAGCTCAACCAGAAAACTGTACAG CTGATCCGGACCAACCGTGCATTCCATCGAGCAGATCTGTGATCCGGTCACCGGAGGCCCCGACATATGTCAACAGTCCCCCCCCTCCCGTCCTCTCCTCTGTGGTAAGAAGCACCAGCAGGCTTCCCCCAGCCAGCCTGCCAGGGAACCCTGAGGGTCAGCCCTCACAGGCCATCGTTAGACCTCACATCCTCACACACCTCATTGAGGGCTTCATCATCCGAGAGGGCCTGGAGCCGTTCCCG GTGAGATGTGCTTCCTTAGAGATGAACCTACAGGCCACACTGCCAGAAGATAGAGAGGATGGAGAATCAACCCGGGATGACTGCCTTATGGATGCCGACCATCCAGAAAACTCCACTGATTCTGACATTGATAACCCACATGCTGAGGATG AACAGGCAGTTGAAAACCTGCCTGACGTTCTCGAATGCGAGTTCTGTCGGAAGAGAGGCTTCGCACGTACGTTCCTCAGATCCAAGCGCTTCTGCTCCATGACATGTGTCAGAAG ATACAACGTAAGCTGTAAAAAACGCCTAAACCTGTTGAGGTCAGAAAAAATTGTCCGCTGGCCCCACAGAACAATGGGCAGGCGGGGGAGACCACCTAGTGGAGTAAATGGTGGGTCTAGGGAACACTACTTCAGGCAG CAGCTGCCAGATTCCCATCGTTCCAACGACAACCAGAGGGTGTCCAATTCATTGTGGATTGAGAGAGAAGAGGAGCCACCAGGCCCGATGACGACAAGGCTGCGTTTACAGgctgaaagagagaaagagcaaGACAGAGAAAAAGAACAGAGCAGACTGGAGAGCTCCAGCAGCTCTGACTGTGTTCTTGACTCGAGTCCATCACGGTGGAATGTGGAGCAAGTGTGTTCCTTCGTCAGCTCTTTACCAG GGTGCCATAATATTGCAGCAGAGTTCCGGTCACAGGAGATTGATGGACAGGCCCTGTTGTTGCTTACAGAGGACCACCTCGTGAACGCTATGAACGTAAAACTGGGCCCTGCACTCAAAATCTGTGCACAAATCAACGTTCTCAAAGAACCATAG
- the phc3 gene encoding polyhomeotic-like protein 3 isoform X1, whose protein sequence is MGDTDKQSQDEMEVGGCVTVASSSAAPVSSTPRSNTPTGTQPNSIPLGNVSSDRQAVQVIQQTLHRPQSMTAQYLQQMYAAQQQHILLQTAALQQQHQQNLTATQILTTTEQAAETNGRRPNSSPISSNGNVTQLASVSQTSITMPTSLVTQPIGRIQVASSNSTGGALSQQAMLLGNSSPTGSQAQMYLRTQMLILTPATVAAVQPELTVVSSMCSHSASSQVQSLALRTHLSGALATPQNIQIKPSFQGQTLLSPPPKMSICPLKSTQLSHNLVETSRNDSLLTDVTQPPSAQPHIPPSTFTPVQSHTLVRHQLHCPSGQRATPHQLIIQQSSATHRQVQPSVTPQDSSPSPLALQTRTTSTTATVQSQHTEFLSVPSSANQPANQSEVVSMSTVPPAALPDPPPLHLGPVLEPISQHSPLACPPPLTMGLPRLVQPQRHTLRSVQTVAVQPDHMLVSEEEHPVDEVVVQLPFQHLPPPQTVAVDLKMQPATQTEVPLTPPMLNESGSMNLLKDVEHVCPQYIRAPTPSPLSSPDESRRSSDDVTAQPENCTADPDQPCIPSSRSVIRSPEAPTYVNSPPPPVLSSVVRSTSRLPPASLPGNPEGQPSQAIVRPHILTHLIEGFIIREGLEPFPVRCASLEMNLQATLPEDREDGESTRDDCLMDADHPENSTDSDIDNPHAEDEQAVENLPDVLECEFCRKRGFARTFLRSKRFCSMTCVRRYNVSCKKRLNLLRSEKIVRWPHRTMGRRGRPPSGVNGGSREHYFRQQLPDSHRSNDNQRVSNSLWIEREEEPPGPMTTRLRLQAEREKEQDREKEQSRLESSSSSDCVLDSSPSRWNVEQVCSFVSSLPGCHNIAAEFRSQEIDGQALLLLTEDHLVNAMNVKLGPALKICAQINVLKEP, encoded by the exons ATGGGTGACACAGATAAACAGAGTCAGGACGAGATGGAGGTGGGCGGCTGTGTAACAGTAGCCTCCAGCAGTGCCGCACCAGTGAGCTCTACACCTAGATCCAACACTCCCACAGGCACCCAGCCCAACTCCATTCCTCTGGGAAACGTCTCTTCAGACAGACAAGCAGTCCAG GTAATCCAGCAGACGTTACACAGACCACAGAGCATGACAGCTCAGTACCTGCAACAGATGTATGCTGCCCAACAACAACATATCCTACTACAGACAGCTGCACTACAACAGCAGCATCAACAAAACCTCACGGCTACACAAATCCTGACCACTACAGAGCAA GCTGCAGAGACTAATGGCAGACGGCCCAACTCCTCCCCTATATCATCCAATGGGAATGTAACTCAGCTTGCTAGTGTGTCTCAAACATCA ATCACCATGCCAACCTCTCTTGTAACTCAGCCAATAGGTCGCATTCAGGTCGCTAGCTCCAATAGCACAGGGGGAGCCTTATCCCAGCAGGCCATGCTTCTAGGAAACAGTTCTCCCACAGGTAGCCAGGCCCAAATGTATCTGCGCACTCAGATG CTGATTCTTACTCCTGCCACTGTAGCTGCCGTTCAACCTGAGCTGACTGTTGTTAGTTCAATGTGCTCTCATTCAGCATCATCACAG GTTCAAAGCTTGGCTCTCCGCACGCATCTCTCTGGAGCTCTTGCTACTCCCCAAAACATCCAGATCAAGCCTTCTTTTCAAGGCCAGACACTGTTGTCACCCCCACCTAAGATGTCCATTTGCCCACTGAAGTCCACACAGCTGTCTCACAACCTGGTAGAAACTTCTAGAAATGATTCTCTGTTGACCGATGTCACTCAGCCACCATCAGCCCAACCACACATTCCTCCTT CAACGTTCACACCAGTCCAATCTCATACACTGGTCAGACACCAGCTACACTGCCCTTCTGGCCAGAGGGCGACGCCACATCAGCTCATCATCCAGCAGAGTTCCGCCACTCACAGACAGGTCCAGCCCAGTGTCACACCGCAGGACAGCTCTCCTTCACCTCTTGCCCTGCAGACCCGTACCACTTCCACTACAGCCACCGTCCAATCACAGCACACAGAGTTCCTCTCAGTGCCCTCCTCTGCAAATCAACCAGCCAATCAGTCGGAAGTTGTGTCTATGTCCACAGTTCCTCCTGCAGCGCTCCCTGACCCTCCACCCCTTCATCTGGGCCCAGTGCTAGAGCCGATCTCTCAGCATTCACCTCTGGCCTGCCCCCCTCCTCTCACCATGGGTCTGCCTAGGCTGGTCCAGCCGCAGAGACACACGCTACGCTCAGTTCAGACAGTAGCTGTCCAGCCTGACCACATGCTGGTGTCTGAAGAGGAGCACCCAGTCGATGAAGTGGTTGTTCAGTTGCCTTTTCAGCATTTACCGCCACCACAGACAGTGGCAGTGGATTTAAAGATGCAACCTGCTACACAGACAGAAGTTCCCTTG ACGCCGCCGATGTTGAACGAGAGTGGAAGCATGAATTTGTTGAAGGATGTAGAACACGTATGTCCTCAGTATATCAGAGCACCCACCCCGTCACCACTGTCCTCACCAGACGAGTCACGGAGAAGCTCTGATGATGTAACAGCTCAACCAGAAAACTGTACAG CTGATCCGGACCAACCGTGCATTCCATCGAGCAGATCTGTGATCCGGTCACCGGAGGCCCCGACATATGTCAACAGTCCCCCCCCTCCCGTCCTCTCCTCTGTGGTAAGAAGCACCAGCAGGCTTCCCCCAGCCAGCCTGCCAGGGAACCCTGAGGGTCAGCCCTCACAGGCCATCGTTAGACCTCACATCCTCACACACCTCATTGAGGGCTTCATCATCCGAGAGGGCCTGGAGCCGTTCCCG GTGAGATGTGCTTCCTTAGAGATGAACCTACAGGCCACACTGCCAGAAGATAGAGAGGATGGAGAATCAACCCGGGATGACTGCCTTATGGATGCCGACCATCCAGAAAACTCCACTGATTCTGACATTGATAACCCACATGCTGAGGATG AACAGGCAGTTGAAAACCTGCCTGACGTTCTCGAATGCGAGTTCTGTCGGAAGAGAGGCTTCGCACGTACGTTCCTCAGATCCAAGCGCTTCTGCTCCATGACATGTGTCAGAAG ATACAACGTAAGCTGTAAAAAACGCCTAAACCTGTTGAGGTCAGAAAAAATTGTCCGCTGGCCCCACAGAACAATGGGCAGGCGGGGGAGACCACCTAGTGGAGTAAATGGTGGGTCTAGGGAACACTACTTCAGGCAG CAGCTGCCAGATTCCCATCGTTCCAACGACAACCAGAGGGTGTCCAATTCATTGTGGATTGAGAGAGAAGAGGAGCCACCAGGCCCGATGACGACAAGGCTGCGTTTACAGgctgaaagagagaaagagcaaGACAGAGAAAAAGAACAGAGCAGACTGGAGAGCTCCAGCAGCTCTGACTGTGTTCTTGACTCGAGTCCATCACGGTGGAATGTGGAGCAAGTGTGTTCCTTCGTCAGCTCTTTACCAG GGTGCCATAATATTGCAGCAGAGTTCCGGTCACAGGAGATTGATGGACAGGCCCTGTTGTTGCTTACAGAGGACCACCTCGTGAACGCTATGAACGTAAAACTGGGCCCTGCACTCAAAATCTGTGCACAAATCAACGTTCTCAAAGAACCATAG
- the phc3 gene encoding polyhomeotic-like protein 3 isoform X2, with product MGDTDKQSQDEMEVGGCVTVASSSAAPVSSTPRSNTPTGTQPNSIPLGNVSSDRQAVQVIQQTLHRPQSMTAQYLQQMYAAQQQHILLQTAALQQQHQQNLTATQILTTTEQAAETNGRRPNSSPISSNGNVTQLASVSQTSITMPTSLVTQPIGRIQVASSNSTGGALSQQAMLLGNSSPTGSQAQMYLRTQMLILTPATVAAVQPELTVVSSMCSHSASSQVQSLALRTHLSGALATPQNIQIKPSFQGQTLLSPPPKMSICPLKSTQLSHNLVETSRNDSLLTDVTQPPSAQPHIPPSTFTPVQSHTLVRHQLHCPSGQRATPHQLIIQQSSATHRQVQPSVTPQDSSPSPLALQTRTTSTTATVQSQHTEFLSVPSSANQPANQSEVVSMSTVPPAALPDPPPLHLGPVLEPISQHSPLACPPPLTMGLPRLVQPQRHTLRSVQTVAVQPDHMLVSEEEHPVDEVVVQLPFQHLPPPQTVAVDLKMQPATQTEVPLTPPMLNESGSMNLLKDVEHVCPQYIRAPTPSPLSSPDESRRSSDDVTAQPENCTADPDQPCIPSSRSVIRSPEAPTYVNSPPPPVLSSVVRSTSRLPPASLPGNPEGQPSQAIVRPHILTHLIEGFIIREGLEPFPVRCASLEMNLQATLPEDREDGESTRDDCLMDADHPENSTDSDIDNPHAEDEQAVENLPDVLECEFCRKRGFARTFLRSKRFCSMTCVRRYNVSCKKRLNLLRSEKIVRWPHRTMGRRGRPPSGVNGGSREHYFRQLPDSHRSNDNQRVSNSLWIEREEEPPGPMTTRLRLQAEREKEQDREKEQSRLESSSSSDCVLDSSPSRWNVEQVCSFVSSLPGCHNIAAEFRSQEIDGQALLLLTEDHLVNAMNVKLGPALKICAQINVLKEP from the exons ATGGGTGACACAGATAAACAGAGTCAGGACGAGATGGAGGTGGGCGGCTGTGTAACAGTAGCCTCCAGCAGTGCCGCACCAGTGAGCTCTACACCTAGATCCAACACTCCCACAGGCACCCAGCCCAACTCCATTCCTCTGGGAAACGTCTCTTCAGACAGACAAGCAGTCCAG GTAATCCAGCAGACGTTACACAGACCACAGAGCATGACAGCTCAGTACCTGCAACAGATGTATGCTGCCCAACAACAACATATCCTACTACAGACAGCTGCACTACAACAGCAGCATCAACAAAACCTCACGGCTACACAAATCCTGACCACTACAGAGCAA GCTGCAGAGACTAATGGCAGACGGCCCAACTCCTCCCCTATATCATCCAATGGGAATGTAACTCAGCTTGCTAGTGTGTCTCAAACATCA ATCACCATGCCAACCTCTCTTGTAACTCAGCCAATAGGTCGCATTCAGGTCGCTAGCTCCAATAGCACAGGGGGAGCCTTATCCCAGCAGGCCATGCTTCTAGGAAACAGTTCTCCCACAGGTAGCCAGGCCCAAATGTATCTGCGCACTCAGATG CTGATTCTTACTCCTGCCACTGTAGCTGCCGTTCAACCTGAGCTGACTGTTGTTAGTTCAATGTGCTCTCATTCAGCATCATCACAG GTTCAAAGCTTGGCTCTCCGCACGCATCTCTCTGGAGCTCTTGCTACTCCCCAAAACATCCAGATCAAGCCTTCTTTTCAAGGCCAGACACTGTTGTCACCCCCACCTAAGATGTCCATTTGCCCACTGAAGTCCACACAGCTGTCTCACAACCTGGTAGAAACTTCTAGAAATGATTCTCTGTTGACCGATGTCACTCAGCCACCATCAGCCCAACCACACATTCCTCCTT CAACGTTCACACCAGTCCAATCTCATACACTGGTCAGACACCAGCTACACTGCCCTTCTGGCCAGAGGGCGACGCCACATCAGCTCATCATCCAGCAGAGTTCCGCCACTCACAGACAGGTCCAGCCCAGTGTCACACCGCAGGACAGCTCTCCTTCACCTCTTGCCCTGCAGACCCGTACCACTTCCACTACAGCCACCGTCCAATCACAGCACACAGAGTTCCTCTCAGTGCCCTCCTCTGCAAATCAACCAGCCAATCAGTCGGAAGTTGTGTCTATGTCCACAGTTCCTCCTGCAGCGCTCCCTGACCCTCCACCCCTTCATCTGGGCCCAGTGCTAGAGCCGATCTCTCAGCATTCACCTCTGGCCTGCCCCCCTCCTCTCACCATGGGTCTGCCTAGGCTGGTCCAGCCGCAGAGACACACGCTACGCTCAGTTCAGACAGTAGCTGTCCAGCCTGACCACATGCTGGTGTCTGAAGAGGAGCACCCAGTCGATGAAGTGGTTGTTCAGTTGCCTTTTCAGCATTTACCGCCACCACAGACAGTGGCAGTGGATTTAAAGATGCAACCTGCTACACAGACAGAAGTTCCCTTG ACGCCGCCGATGTTGAACGAGAGTGGAAGCATGAATTTGTTGAAGGATGTAGAACACGTATGTCCTCAGTATATCAGAGCACCCACCCCGTCACCACTGTCCTCACCAGACGAGTCACGGAGAAGCTCTGATGATGTAACAGCTCAACCAGAAAACTGTACAG CTGATCCGGACCAACCGTGCATTCCATCGAGCAGATCTGTGATCCGGTCACCGGAGGCCCCGACATATGTCAACAGTCCCCCCCCTCCCGTCCTCTCCTCTGTGGTAAGAAGCACCAGCAGGCTTCCCCCAGCCAGCCTGCCAGGGAACCCTGAGGGTCAGCCCTCACAGGCCATCGTTAGACCTCACATCCTCACACACCTCATTGAGGGCTTCATCATCCGAGAGGGCCTGGAGCCGTTCCCG GTGAGATGTGCTTCCTTAGAGATGAACCTACAGGCCACACTGCCAGAAGATAGAGAGGATGGAGAATCAACCCGGGATGACTGCCTTATGGATGCCGACCATCCAGAAAACTCCACTGATTCTGACATTGATAACCCACATGCTGAGGATG AACAGGCAGTTGAAAACCTGCCTGACGTTCTCGAATGCGAGTTCTGTCGGAAGAGAGGCTTCGCACGTACGTTCCTCAGATCCAAGCGCTTCTGCTCCATGACATGTGTCAGAAG ATACAACGTAAGCTGTAAAAAACGCCTAAACCTGTTGAGGTCAGAAAAAATTGTCCGCTGGCCCCACAGAACAATGGGCAGGCGGGGGAGACCACCTAGTGGAGTAAATGGTGGGTCTAGGGAACACTACTTCAGGCAG CTGCCAGATTCCCATCGTTCCAACGACAACCAGAGGGTGTCCAATTCATTGTGGATTGAGAGAGAAGAGGAGCCACCAGGCCCGATGACGACAAGGCTGCGTTTACAGgctgaaagagagaaagagcaaGACAGAGAAAAAGAACAGAGCAGACTGGAGAGCTCCAGCAGCTCTGACTGTGTTCTTGACTCGAGTCCATCACGGTGGAATGTGGAGCAAGTGTGTTCCTTCGTCAGCTCTTTACCAG GGTGCCATAATATTGCAGCAGAGTTCCGGTCACAGGAGATTGATGGACAGGCCCTGTTGTTGCTTACAGAGGACCACCTCGTGAACGCTATGAACGTAAAACTGGGCCCTGCACTCAAAATCTGTGCACAAATCAACGTTCTCAAAGAACCATAG